ATCTCGCCCATTCCTCACTCGACAGACAGCGGGCCCGCCTCCATCGGCGGGCGCTCACCAGCGTAGGACCTGCCGTCGGCGACGAGCTTGTGAGGTAAGGCTCAGTTCGCCGGCCGCCCGTTCCGGAGTGGGGCTATCGCGATCTATCGTGTTTCGGTACGCTGCTCTCGTGGACCTTCACAAAGAGACCGCCGCCCCCGCGCCGGCCGCGGAGTTGCGCGCCTCGGACGCCGACCGTGACCGTATCGCCGACATGCTCCGCGACGCTCTGGCGGAGGGCAGGCTGACCGCCGACGAGCACGCGGAGCGTGTCGAGGGCGTGCTGGCCGCCAAGACGGTCGGCGAGCTGGAGGTCTTCGTCCGGGACCTGCCCGCCGCGCACGAGCGGCGTGCGGCCCCCTCCGCCGCCCCCAGCCGGCCCACCGCGGGCGCGATCCCCGCCGACCCGGACGACAACGTGGTCGCGATCTTCAGCAGCGCCGTCCGCAGGGGCCGCTGGCGCGCGGGCCGCCGTATCCACGCCTACGCGGTCTTCGGCACCGTCGAGATCGACCTCACCGAGGCGCTCTTCGAGTACCAGCAGGTCGTGATCAAGGCGATCTCGGTCTTCGGCAACGTCGAGGTCCGCGTCCCGGAGAACGTCTCGCTGCGCGGCACCGGCGGCGCCGTGCTGGGCAACTTCGAGGTGTACGCGCTCGATTCGCCCCAGCCCGACGCGCCGGTGGTCTACGTCGACGGCTGGGCGGTGCTGGGCAATATCGAGGGCCGGCCGAAGCGGGGCAAGCTCGTCGCGGACATTCTCGATCGGGTGCAGCACAAGGTCGACCGGGGTTTGCGCAAACACCTGGACCGTTGACGGTCGTGAAGTTCGCCGGGAGGTCGTGGCGGGGCCGTCACGAGGTCACCCCGGGCACGGCGGTCGGGAACTCAGTGCATAGGCGCGCGCACAGCGGGTAGGCCTTGCTGCATCGTCTCTCGCTCGCGAAGCCGTCGTCAGGAGTAGACCCGTGCTGCAACCGCCGCATTCGCCCGTGCAGGTCGCCGCTGTTCCGGCCCAGCGGGTACCAGCGCGCGACAGGGACCAAGACGCCCCCTGGCATACCGAGGCGGTGTGCCGGCGCGACGAGGCAGGCCTGTTCTTCGCCCCCTCCAAGGAGCCCACGGCCGCCCGGCTCTCCCGCGAGGAAGCCGCGAAGCGGGTCTGCGCGCGCTGTCCCGTGATGGTGGAGTGCCGCGAACACGCGCTCCTCCAACCCGAGCCCTACGGCGTCTGGGGCGGCCTCACCGCCGCCGAACGCCGGGTGGCCCTCGCCCGGCGCCGCCGCCGCGACGTGGAACTGAAGAAGGCGGCACAGTCCGCGGGCCGTATAGCGGCGGCGGGCTGAGAAGCCCTCGGGGCACGCGAAAGGGGCACCCCCACCGCACCGGGGGTGCCCCTCTCACGCACTAGGGGGCTACTTGGCCCGATCGAAGTCGACCGCGCTGTAGGCCCGCAGCTTGCTCAGCCGGTGCTCGGAGTCGATCCGCCGGACCGTCCCGGACTTCGACCGCATCACGATCGAGTCGGTGGTCGCGGTCTCCGACCGGTACCTGACCCCCCGCAGCAGCTCACCGTCGGTGATACCGGTGGCGACGAAGAACACGTTCTCGCCGGTCACCAGGTCCTCGGTGGTCAGGACGCGGTCGAGGTCGTGCCCGGCGTCGAGTGCCCGCTGCCGCTCTTCGGCGTCCTTGGGCCACAGCTTGCCCTGGATGGTGCCGCCCAGGCACTTCACGGCGCAGGCCGAGATGATGCCCTCGGGGGTGCCGCCGATGCCGAGCAGCAGGTCGACGCCGGTGCCCTCGCGCAGGGCCAGGATCGAGCCGGCGACATCGCCGTCGGAGATCAGCTTGATGCGCGCCCCGGTCGCCCGGATCTCCTCGATGATGCCCTCGTGCCGCGGGCGGTCCAGGATGACGACGGTGACGTCCTCGGGCGTGGCCCGCTTGGCCTTGGCGACCCGCCGGATGTTCACGGCCACGGGCGCGTCGATGTCGACGAAGTCGGCGGCCTCGGGGCCGGTGACCAGTTTGTCCATGTAGAAGACGGCGGACGGGTCGAACATCGCGCCCCGCTCGGTGGCCGCGAGGACGGCGATCGCGTTCGGCATGCCCTTGGCCGTCAGCGTGGTGCCGTCGATGGGGTCGACCGCGATGTCGACCTCGGGCCCGGTGCCGTCACCGACGCGCTCGCCGTTGAAGAGCATCGGGGCTTCGTCCTTCTCGCCCTCGCCGATGACGACCACGCCGTTCATCGACACGGTGGAGACGAGGGTCCGCATGGCGCGCACCGCGGCACCGTCGGCGCCGTTCTTGTCACCGCGTCCCACCCAGCGGCCCGCGGCCATGGCGGCGGCTTCGGTCACCCGGACGAGTTCCAGGGCGAGGTTGCGGTCGGGGGCCTCGGAGGGGACATCGAGTTCGGACGGCAAATGATGATTCTCGGTCATCGGAGCGCACCTTTCTGATACGACGACGGCCGGATGAGGGTTCGATCCCGACTCTATCGTCAGTCCGACAAAATGAGCAGGGGACCCCACGGATGAGCGCATCGGGCACCTGCGACGATAGGGGGCGTGGCAGGTTCGAACGGCAAGCAGAAGACGGCCCGCGACATGATCCTCTCCCTCGGGGTGATCGTGATCGCGGCATGGGTCATATATCTCTTCGTCCCGCACGACGATCGCCCTCGCGAGGTCCAGCAGGTCGACTACCGCGTCGAGCTCCTCACGGCGCGCCGCGCGGCGTCGTACCCGGTGGCCGCGCCCGAGGGCCTGCCCGACACCTGGAAGGCGACCTCGGTGCGGTTCCAGGGCGACGACTTCGACGCCTGGCACCTCGGTTTCCACGCTCCCGACGGGGAGTACGTGACGGTCGAGCAGTCGACTCAGCAGCGCTCGGAGTTCGTCGAGGAGGCCAGCCAGGGCTCGAAGGCGACCAAGGTCACCGAGCAGATCGGCGGCCGCACCTGGACCCGCTACACCGGCGGCCGCTACGACGCGCTCGTTCTCCAGGGCGCGGCGGGCTCGACGACCGTGGTGGCGGGCACGGGGTCCTTCGAGCAGCTGTCGACGATGGCCGGGGCGCTGAAGCTCGCGTGAACGCCCTCCGGTCCGCGAAATGTCCCGCGAAATGTCCCGCGCAGTGACATGTGAAAGTGACATGTGAAGAGGCCCCCGGCGAGCACGCCGGGGGCCTCTTCACATGTCCTCACCGGTCTCAGACGGTGGTGACGACCTCGTCGTACGCCAGACGCGGGGAGCGCGGGTAGGAGGCGCCCTCGCCCGGCTTGCCGATGTTGACGACCATCAGCGGGGTGTGGTCGTCGTCCAGGAACTCCTTGCGGACGCCCTCGAAGTCCACACCGGTCATCGGGCCGGCGGCCAGGCCGGCGGCGCGGATGCCGATGATGAAGTACGCGGCCTGGAGGGCGGCGTTCAGCGCGGCGGCACCCTCGCGGGCCGGACGCTCGCTGAAGAACAGGTCCTTGGCCTGCGGGAAGGCCGGGAACAGGGTCGGCAGCTCCTGGTGGAACTCGTTGTCCGCGGAGAGGATCGCGACCAGCGGGGCGATGGCGGTCTTGGGCTGGTTGCCCTCGGCCATGTGCTGCACCAGGCGCTCGCGGGCCTCGGCGGAGCGGACCAGGGTGATGCGCAGCGGGGTCTGGTTGAACGCAGTCGGTCCGTACTTGACCAGGTCGTAGATCGCCTGGACCTGCTCGTCGGTCACCGGCTCGTCGGTGAAGGTGTTCGCGGTGCGGGCCTCGCGGAACAGCAGGTCCTGGGCGGTGGCGTCAAGAACGAGAGACATGCGGGAACTTCCTCGGGGGTGGCGTCCGGATCCAGTACCGGACCGTGGTCCGGATAGGCTGACGGCACCGACAGTACGCGGGGAAGGTTCAAAGTTCAACAAAGGTCGGAGTGGGGTGATCCGCTTCACAGATCTGCCGCACAGCACCCGGGCCGCAGGTCATCGACCCCGGCCGGGGGCATCGGCTCACTCCCCCTCTTCCGTTTCCTCCTCATCGGCCAGCGCCGCGTCCAGCCGCGCCCGGGCACCCTCCAGCCAGCGCCGGCACACCTTGGCCAGCTCCTCACCGCGCTCCCAGAGGGCGAGGGACTCCTCCAGCGTCGTACCCCCCGCCTCCAGACGCCGTACGACCTCGATCAGCTCGTCGCGGGCCTGCTCGTACCCGAGCGCCTCGTCCGTCTTGCTCGTCATGCACCCATTCCCAGTGGTCGTTTGCGGTCGTTGCTGCCTAGTTGCCGATGTTGCCGATGTTGCCGACGTTGTCGATGTTGCCGACCCGCACCGTGAACTCGCCCTCGGCGACCCGCGCGCGCAGTGTCTCGGCGGCCGTCACCTCGGCCGGATCCCGGACCACGTGCCCGTCGGCCTTCTGGAGCACCGCGTACCCCCGCTTCAGCGTCGCGGCCGGCGAGAGTGCCACCACGCGCGCGTGCGTGTGGGTCAGCTCGGAGTCGGCGCGGTCCAGGAGGTGCCCGAGCGTGCGCCGCGAACGGTCGACGAGCGAGGAGACGTGATCGGCCCGCTCGTCGATCATCCGGTGCGGATCCTGTATCGCGGGCCGCGCGAGGGCGTGGGCGAGCCCGCGCTCCTCCCGCTCCAGGAACGCCTGCGCACACCGCCGCGCCCGCCCGCGCAGCATCCGCACCCGCTCCAGTTCCTCGCCGACGTCCGGTACGACCTTCTTCGCGGCGTCGGTCGGCGTCGAGGCGCGCAGGTCGGCCACGTGGTCGAGCAGTGGATTGTCCGGCTCGTGCCCGATCGCCGAGACGACCGGCGTACGGCAGGCCGCGACCGCCCTGACCAACTGCTCGTCGGAGAACGGCAGCAGATCCTCCACGCTTCCACCGCCGCGCGCGACGATGATCACGTCCACGTCGTCCAGGCCGTCCAGCTCCTTCACCGCCTGGACGACCTGGGTCACCGCGTGCACGCCCTGGACGGCGACGTTGCGCACCTCGAAGCGGACGGCGGGCCAGCGGTGCCGGGCGTTCTCGAGGACGTCCCGCTCGGCGGCGGAGGCCCGTCCGCACACCAGCCCGATGAGCTGCGGCAGGAAGGGCAGCGGCTTCTTCCGGGCGGGGGCGAAGAGCCCCTCCGCGGCCAGGGACTTCTTCAGCTGCTCCAGCCGCGCCAGCAGCTCACCGACCCCCACCGGCCTTATCTCGACGGCCCGCAGCGACAACTGGCCGCGCGGCGCGTACCACTCCGGCTTCGCGTGGACGACGACCCGCGCACCCTCGCCGACGACGTCCGCGACCGCGTCGAAGACCTGCCGGTAGCAGGTCACGCTCACCGAGATGTCGTGCGACGGGTCCCGCAGCGTCAGAAACACCACGCCCGCACCCGGGCGCCGCGACAACTGGGTGATCTGCCCCTCGACCCACACCGCGCCGAGCCGGTCGATCCAGCTTCCGATGAGCCGCGAGACCTCGCCGACGGGCAGCGGGGCGTCCGCGGACGTGTTCACAGCCATGCGCCCGAGCGTATCGGCCACTACCGACAATCCGGGGGTCCTCGCCCCCGGGACAGGAAGGGCGGGGGCCGGGGAAAGGGGAGGCAGGGCGGTGGCGGACTCCCTGGGCGGCGGACTCCCTGTCCCGGGGGCCCCGACCGTCCACGCTGCGCGACCGGTCTCCCCCGAGCGGTGATCTCCGACCCCTCGGGCGCGGCCTTACGATGGGACGCATGACTGCTTCGCCTGGCCGCCGCCGTGTCCTGCTCGCCGCCCCCCGGGGCTACTGCGCGGGCGTCGACCGTGCCGTGATCGCCGTCGAGAAGGCCCTGGAGCAGTACGGGGCGCCGGTCTACGTCCGGCACGAGATCGTCCACAACAAGTACGTCGTGCAGACCCTGGAGCGGAAGGGCGCCGTCTTCGTCGAGCGGACCGACGAGGTCCCGCCGGGCAACATCGTCATGTTCTCCGCGCACGGTGTCGCCCCCGTCGTCCACGAGGAGGCCGCGCGCGGCCGACTGGCCACGATCGACGCGACCTGCCCCCTGGTCACCAAGGTCCACAAGGAAGCCGTCCGCTTCGCCAGCGAGGACTACGACATCCTCCTGATCGGGCACGAGGGCCACGAAGAGGTCATCGGCACCTCCGGCGAGGCCCCCGAGCACATCCAGCTCGTCGACGGTCCCGAGGACGTCGCCAAGGTGGAGGTCCGCGACCCCTCGAAGATCGTGTGGCTCTCCCAGACCACCCTCTCGGTCGACGAGACCATGGAGACGGTCGACGCCCTCAAGGAGAAGTTCCCGCAGCTCATCTCCCCGCCCAGCGACGACATCTGCTACGCCACGCAGAACCGTCAGCTCGCGGTGAAGCAGATGGGCGCGGAGGCGGAGCTGGTGATCGTGGTCGGCTCCCGCAACTCCTCCAACTCCAAGCGGCTCGTCGAGGTCGCCAAGCTCGCCGGGTCCCGCGAGGCCTACCTGGTCGACTTCGCGAGCGAGATCGACGAGGCGTGGCTGGAGGGCGTGACCACGGTGGGCGTCACCTCCGGCGCCTCCGTCCCGGAGGTCCTCGTCGAAGAGGTCCTGGCCTGGCTCACCGAGCGCGGCTACGGGGACGTC
The sequence above is a segment of the Streptomyces asoensis genome. Coding sequences within it:
- the xseA gene encoding exodeoxyribonuclease VII large subunit, whose amino-acid sequence is MAVNTSADAPLPVGEVSRLIGSWIDRLGAVWVEGQITQLSRRPGAGVVFLTLRDPSHDISVSVTCYRQVFDAVADVVGEGARVVVHAKPEWYAPRGQLSLRAVEIRPVGVGELLARLEQLKKSLAAEGLFAPARKKPLPFLPQLIGLVCGRASAAERDVLENARHRWPAVRFEVRNVAVQGVHAVTQVVQAVKELDGLDDVDVIIVARGGGSVEDLLPFSDEQLVRAVAACRTPVVSAIGHEPDNPLLDHVADLRASTPTDAAKKVVPDVGEELERVRMLRGRARRCAQAFLEREERGLAHALARPAIQDPHRMIDERADHVSSLVDRSRRTLGHLLDRADSELTHTHARVVALSPAATLKRGYAVLQKADGHVVRDPAEVTAAETLRARVAEGEFTVRVGNIDNVGNIGNIGN
- a CDS encoding 4-hydroxy-3-methylbut-2-enyl diphosphate reductase, encoding MGRMTASPGRRRVLLAAPRGYCAGVDRAVIAVEKALEQYGAPVYVRHEIVHNKYVVQTLERKGAVFVERTDEVPPGNIVMFSAHGVAPVVHEEAARGRLATIDATCPLVTKVHKEAVRFASEDYDILLIGHEGHEEVIGTSGEAPEHIQLVDGPEDVAKVEVRDPSKIVWLSQTTLSVDETMETVDALKEKFPQLISPPSDDICYATQNRQLAVKQMGAEAELVIVVGSRNSSNSKRLVEVAKLAGSREAYLVDFASEIDEAWLEGVTTVGVTSGASVPEVLVEEVLAWLTERGYGDVELVKAAEEHITFSLPKELRRDLREEAAALAAERGGSGTAAEAASDAVAGPADS
- a CDS encoding malonic semialdehyde reductase, which encodes MSLVLDATAQDLLFREARTANTFTDEPVTDEQVQAIYDLVKYGPTAFNQTPLRITLVRSAEARERLVQHMAEGNQPKTAIAPLVAILSADNEFHQELPTLFPAFPQAKDLFFSERPAREGAAALNAALQAAYFIIGIRAAGLAAGPMTGVDFEGVRKEFLDDDHTPLMVVNIGKPGEGASYPRSPRLAYDEVVTTV
- a CDS encoding DUF1707 SHOCT-like domain-containing protein; this encodes MDLHKETAAPAPAAELRASDADRDRIADMLRDALAEGRLTADEHAERVEGVLAAKTVGELEVFVRDLPAAHERRAAPSAAPSRPTAGAIPADPDDNVVAIFSSAVRRGRWRAGRRIHAYAVFGTVEIDLTEALFEYQQVVIKAISVFGNVEVRVPENVSLRGTGGAVLGNFEVYALDSPQPDAPVVYVDGWAVLGNIEGRPKRGKLVADILDRVQHKVDRGLRKHLDR
- the glpX gene encoding class II fructose-bisphosphatase, which codes for MTENHHLPSELDVPSEAPDRNLALELVRVTEAAAMAAGRWVGRGDKNGADGAAVRAMRTLVSTVSMNGVVVIGEGEKDEAPMLFNGERVGDGTGPEVDIAVDPIDGTTLTAKGMPNAIAVLAATERGAMFDPSAVFYMDKLVTGPEAADFVDIDAPVAVNIRRVAKAKRATPEDVTVVILDRPRHEGIIEEIRATGARIKLISDGDVAGSILALREGTGVDLLLGIGGTPEGIISACAVKCLGGTIQGKLWPKDAEERQRALDAGHDLDRVLTTEDLVTGENVFFVATGITDGELLRGVRYRSETATTDSIVMRSKSGTVRRIDSEHRLSKLRAYSAVDFDRAK
- a CDS encoding WhiB family transcriptional regulator encodes the protein MLQPPHSPVQVAAVPAQRVPARDRDQDAPWHTEAVCRRDEAGLFFAPSKEPTAARLSREEAAKRVCARCPVMVECREHALLQPEPYGVWGGLTAAERRVALARRRRRDVELKKAAQSAGRIAAAG
- a CDS encoding exodeoxyribonuclease VII small subunit; this encodes MTSKTDEALGYEQARDELIEVVRRLEAGGTTLEESLALWERGEELAKVCRRWLEGARARLDAALADEEETEEGE
- a CDS encoding DUF4245 domain-containing protein; this translates as MAGSNGKQKTARDMILSLGVIVIAAWVIYLFVPHDDRPREVQQVDYRVELLTARRAASYPVAAPEGLPDTWKATSVRFQGDDFDAWHLGFHAPDGEYVTVEQSTQQRSEFVEEASQGSKATKVTEQIGGRTWTRYTGGRYDALVLQGAAGSTTVVAGTGSFEQLSTMAGALKLA